GTAAACACAAGCGACTTCAGTTTTGCCTTTGATGCGCACGGCGATAGAAACTGCGAAATGAGGAATGCCTTTGACAAAGTTGGTGGTGCCATCCAGTGGGTCGATGATCCATTGTACGTCTTTATCTTTACCATCAATCGTGCCGTTTTCTTCAGCGATGATGCAGTGCTCTGGGTAAGAGTTTTTAATAGTATCGATAATGATCGTTTCTGCTTCTTTGTCTACGTTGGTCACAAAGTCGTTTGTGCCTTTTAGCGTAGATTCAATTTTCTCAACGTTTTCTAGTGATTTAGCAATATGGTTGCCTGCTTTTCGCGCAGCGCGAATAGCAATGTTTAGCATTGGATGCATACGAATTTCCCAACGGATGTTAAAGAACAAATGAAAGCGGCGGCGAGTATACCAGAGAAAAATGAAATGTGAAGTGGTGATTTTTTAGGCGGCGTTCCTTGCTTGATGTGATGAGTATCAAGAAAACGCAGCTCTACGCTCTTCGACCGAGCGATTAATTCCCTGCATGCCGCCAACAACCTAGGGCGATAGAGAAAAATGTGCTAACATCCTGCGGTTTTGAATCAGGTGCCAAAAACTCGCATGTTAGATCAGGTCAAAGTTGTTCTCGTCGGAACGTCCCACTCAGGTAATATCGGCTCTGCCGCTCGCGCAATGAAAGTGATGGGCCTTAGCCAATTGGTTCTCGTACAGCCGGAATGCGAAGTGGATGCCCAAGCAATTGCGCTGGCCTCTGGTGCCTCTGATGTGGCTTTGAATGCGCGTATTGTTTCTTCTTTAGAAGAGGCAGTGAGTGACTGCGCTTTGATTGTTGGCTCTAGTGCTCGCTCACGTACTTTGGAATGGCCGATGCTTGAGCCAAGAGAGTGCGGTGAGAAGATGATCCAAGAAAGCAAGCAAGGTGCGGGAGCGCTGGTTTTTGGTCGCGAGCGTACTGGCTTGACCAACGAAGAGCTGCAAAAGTGCCACTATCACGTCTGTATTCCAGCCAATCCAGAGTACAGCTCATTAAACCTTGCCATGGCGGTACAAACGCTTAGCTATGAAGTGCGTATGGCGTACCTCAATGATCAGCAAAGTCAGTACGCACCCATTGCTGAAGTGGAATATCCTCGACACAAAGAGTTAGAACTTTTCTATCAACATCTCGAAAAGGTGATGCTGGCAAGTGAGTTCATCAGTCCCGATCAACCTAATCAAGTGATGAACAAAATGCGTCGTCTGTTCAGTCGTGCTCGCCCGGAAGCGCAAGAGCTCAACATTTTGCGCGGCGTGCTGACGGCGATTGAAAAATCGCACCTGAGCAAAAAATAACCCTTAAAAATTAAGGGATGAATACCTGAGTAAAATAGTCAAATAAATACTTGACCGTTTTTGTCAGGTATGGAAAAATGTATCCATTGTAAAAGTGTGGATACGGTGTGTTATGAAACTGACCTCTAAAGGAAGATATGCGGTAACAGCAATGCTGGATGTGGCGCTGCATTCGCAAAAAAGTCCTGTTCCTCTGGCTGATATTTCTGAGCGTCAGGGGATTTCGCTCTCTTATCTTGAGCAGCTTTTTTCTAAATTGCGTAAAGCAGGCCTAGTTGCCAGTGTGCGTGGCCCGGGTGGTGGTTACCGTTTGGGCGGCGATGCGTTCTCGATTTCTATTGGTACGGTGATCGCGGCAGTTGATGAATCGGTTGATGCCACCAAGTGTCAAGGCAAAGGTGACTGCCAAGGCGGCACGCGTTGCCTAACACACACACTATGGCGTGACTTAAGCTCGCGTATTAGTGACTTCTTGAACAACATCACTCTTGGTGAGCTGATGAGTGACAATGAAGTTCTCGAAATTTCTGACCGTCAGGAAATAACCCTAGCGGTAAATCATGGGTTGGCTAACAAAAATACAAGCACCGCGCCCATCGGTGTAAATTTCCGCTCTTAAGCGGTCAGCATGTTTACATTGGAGTGAAGAATGAAACTGCCTATTTATCTAGACTATTCGGCAACGTGCCCCGTTGATCCTCGTGTCGCTGAGAAAATGGTTCAGCACATGACGATGGACGGTATTTTTGGTAACCCGGCGTCACGTTCTCATCGTTACGGTTGGCAGGCGGAAGAAGCGGTCGACACCGCTCGTGAGCAAATTGCCGATCTGCTTAATGCAGACCCACGTGAAATTGTTTTCACTTCGGGTGCAACCGAGTCAGATAACCTGGCAATCAAAGGCGCAGCCCATTTTTATTCAAAGCAAGGCAAGCACATTATTACTTGCAAAACAGAGCATAAAGCGGTGCTCGACACGACTCGCCAACTAGAGCGTGAAGGTTTTGAAGTGACTTACCTTGAGCCTGAAGCGAACGGCATCATCGATCTGAACAAACTCGAAGCCGCGATGCGTGACGATACAGTTCTCGTCTCGATCATGCACGTCAACAACGAAATCGGCGTGATTCAAGACATCGCTGCGATTGGTGAACTGTGCCGTGCGCGCAAGATCATTTTCCACGTGGATGCAGCTCAGTCTGCTGGTAAAGTGGCGATTGACGTTCAAGCGATGAAAGTGGACTTGATTTCACTCTCAGCACACAAGATTTACGGTCCGAAAGGTATCGGCGCACTGTACGTACGTCGTAAACCACGTATCCGTCTTGAATCGCAAATGCATGGCGGTGGTCATGAACGCGGTTTCCGCTCTGGTACTCTGGCCACGCACCAAATCGTTGGTATGGGCGAAGCGTTCCGTATCGCTAAAGAAGAGGTGCAAAAAGATTACGACCATGCATTGGCATTGCGTAGCCGTCTGCTTGATGGCGTTAAAGACATGGAAGCGGTCACGATCAACGGCGATCTTGAGCAGCGCGTACCACATAACCTCAACGTGAGTTTCGCTTTCGTTGAAGGTGAGTCTCTACTGATGTCGCTAAAAGATCTTGCGGTTTCATCAGGCAGTGCATGTACTTCAGCCAGCCTTGAGCCATCTTACGTGCTGCGTGCACTTGGCTTGAATGACGAACTGGCTCACAGCTCGATTCGTTTCTCCTTTGGTCGTTTTACCACCGAAGAAGAGATTGACTACGTTATTGAACAGATCCGTGTAGCCGTAAACAAGCTACGCGACATGTCTCCTCTATGGGATATGTACAAAGATGGGGTTGACTTGAACACGGTTGAGTGGGCGCACCACTAAGCGCGAGTTAATCCAGAGCAATTTATAGAGGATTCGAGGGAAATATCATGGCATACAGCGAAAAAGTAATTGATCACTACGAGAACCCACGTAACGTTGGTTCGTTTGACAAAGACGATCCGTCTATCGGTAGTGGTATGGTTGGCGCACCCGCTTGTGGTGACGTAATGAAACTGCAGATCAAAGTGACGCCAGAAGGCATCATCGAAGACGCGAAGTTTAAAACCTACGGTTGTGGCAGTGCGATCGCATCCAGCTCACTGGTTACTGAGTGGGTGAAAGGCAAGAGCATTGAAGAAGCGGCGTCGATCAAAAACTCTGAGATCGCCGAAGAGTTAGAGTTGCCACCAGTGAAAGTGCACTGCTCTATTCTCGCCGAAGACGCGATTAAAGCCGCAGTTGCGGATTACAAGAAAAAACACCAACTTTAAGCCACTATTTACAGCTATAATGGGAGCCTTTTCGCTCCCATTAGAATCGTCAACACATTAACTAAGGTGCAGTATGGCCGTTACACTAACAGAAAGCGCAGCAAGTCGAGTAAGAGCATTCCTTGATAACCGTGGTAAAGGGATTGGTTTGCGTCTGGGAGTGAAAACCACTGGCTGTTCAGGCATGGCGTATGTGCTGGAATTTGTTGATGAACTGAATGAAGAAGACGAAGTATTCGAACATTCAGGTGTGAAAGTGATTATCGACAAAAAGAGTTTGGTGTATCTCGACGGCACCCAGCTCGACTACGTCAAAGAAGGGTTGAACGAAGGCTTTGAGTTCAATAACCCGAATGCGAAAAGTGAATGTGGTTGTGGTGAAAGCTTCAACGTCTAATGACTGAAGTTCTGGGCCTGATGGCTCAGAACGTTTAATCAAGGGCCAGAACTCGATGAATCACTTTGAACTATTTGGGCTACCAACTCAGTATCAGCTGGATGGTAGCCTTCTTTCTTCTCAGTTCCGGGAATTGCAAAAGCGTTTCCATCCGGATAATTTTGCCACCGCCTCCGAGCGGGATCGCTTGTTGGCGGTGCAAAAAGCGGCACAAATCAACGACGCTTACCAAGTTTTGAAACATCCCATTTCACGCGCGGAATATTTATTGGCGCAAAATGGGGTGGAAATGCGCGGTGAGCAACAAACCTTGCAAGACCCCATGTTCCTCATGGAACAGATGGAGCTGAGAGAAGAGCTCGAAGCGATCCCAAGCGCTTCAGACGCACAAGATGCACTGGCGGAATTTGATGCTCGAGTGAGCAAAATGTATAAGCAACATCTAAGTGCGATAGAGCAAGAGCTTAACGAGGCGTTGTGGCAGCAAGCCGCAGATCGCGTTCGTAAGCTGAAATTTATTGCCAAATTAAAGAACGAAATCGAACTAGTGGAAGAGAAGCTCTTCGGCTAGTTGAAAAACAAGGATCCATCATGGCATTACTTCAAATCGCAGAACCGGGTCAGAGCTCGGCACCTCATGAGCACAAGCTCGCGGCTGGTATTGATCTCGGCACAACCAATTCACTGGTTGCTTCGGTACGAAGTGGTGAGGCTACCACATTAAAAGATGAGCAAGGCCGAAGCCTACTGCCTTCGGTTGTGAATTACGCCGGTGAAACGCTTCTGGTCGGTTATGAGGCAAAAGCCCAAGCGGAAATTCAACCTGAAGAGACGATTATCTCCGTTAAACGTCTGCTTGGTCGATCATTGCAAGACATTCAGGCGCGCTATCCTTCTTTACCTTATCAGTTCAAAACCAGTGAAAACGGTTTGCCCGTGCTGCGAACTCAGCAAGGCGATAAAAACCCGATTGAAGTGTCGGCAGATATTCTCAAAGCACTGGCAAAACGCGCGCAAGAGACGCTGGGTGGCGAACTTGCTGGCGTGGTGATTACCGTTCCCGCCTATTTTGATGATGCGCAGCGTGCGGGCACCAAAGATGCCGCCAAACTTGCTGGTTTGCATGTACTGCGTCTGCTCAATGAGCCGACGGCGGCGGCGATTGCCTATGGGCTTGATTCTGGTCAGGAAGGCGTAATTGCCGTCTACGATTTGGGCGGCGGCACCTTTGACATCTCCATTTTGCGTCTTTCGAAAGGGGTGTTTGAAGTACTGGCCACTGGCGGTGATTCTGCACTCGGCGGCGATGACTTTGACCATCTGCTGGCGGATTATCTCAAAGAAAAAGCTGGGCTGGTTTCTCCGCTCTCTGCTGAGCAAAATCGAGTGCTGCTCAATATTGCCACGGCAACCAAAATCGCTTTTTCTGAAAAAGAAAGTGTTGAGGTTGATGTCTTTGGCTGGAAAGGCGAGGTCACCCGTGAACAGTTTGAAGATCTTATTCGTCCGTTAGTGAAAAAAACCTTGATGTCTTGTCGCCGCGCACTGAAAGATGCTGATGTTGAGACGGACGAAGTGCTGCAAGTGGTAATGGTTGGTGGCTCCACTCGTACCTTATTGGTGCGCGAGATGGTCGGCGAATTTTTCGGCCGTACCCCACTGACGAGCATTAACCCAGACGAAGTCGTGGCAATAGGCGCGGGAATTCAGGCTGACATTTTGGCCGGTAACAAGCCGGATTCAGAGATGCTACTGCTGGATGTGATCCCGCTGTCGCTCGGCATTGAAACCATGGGTGGTTTGGTGGAGAAAATTATCCCGCGCAATACCACCATTCCTGTCGCACGCGCTCAGGAGTTCACCACCTTTAAAGATGGTCAAACCGCAATGAGCGTGCACGTGGTGCAAGGCGAGCGCGAAATGGTCGGCGATTGCCGTTCTTTGGCTCGCTTCTCGCTTAAAGGCATTCCGCCGATGGCGGCAGGGGCTGCGCATATTCGCGTGACTTATCAGGTGGATGCCGACGGTCTGCTGTCAGTGACTGCCATGGAAAAGAGCACTGGAGTTCAGTCTGAAATCCAAGTCAAACCGTCTTATGGCTTGAGCGATAATGAAGTCGCCAACATGTTGCGTGACTCAATGGCTTATGCCAAAGAAGACATGCAAGCGCGTGCGCTGGCTGAGCAACGCGTTGAAGCTGACCGCGTGATTGAAGGGCTGATTTCTGCGTTGCAAGCCGATGGCGATGCGCTGCTGAATGAAGACGAAAAACAAGCGCTGTTACAAGCGATTGAATCTTTGATTGCGCTGCGTAACGGCGATGATGCCACAGCGATCGAGCAGGGAATTAAAGACACGGATAAAGCGAGCCAAGATTTTGCATCGCGCCGCATGGATAAATCGATCCGTGCCGCTCTGGCTGGCCAGTCAATCGACACTATTTAAGAGATAAAAAGTATGCCTAAGATTATTGTACTGCCTCATGAAGATTTGTGCCCTGAAGGCGCGGTGTTAGAAGCCCAAGCAGGTGAGACTGTGCTGGATGTGGCACTGAAAAACGGGATTGCGATTGAACACGCGTGTGAGAAATCTTGCGCTTGTACAACCTGTCACGTGATTATCCGTGAAGGCTTTGACTCTCTTGATGAAAGTGACGAATTAGAAGACGACATGCTCGATAAAGCTTGGGGGCTTGAGCCGGAATCTCGTCTTGGTTGCCAAGCGAAGATCGCTGATGAAGATCTGGTGGTTGAGATCCCGAAATACACGCTTAACCACGCATCCGAAGATCATTAATCATCCACAGCAGCACAGAGGTGCTGCTTTGGCTAAACGCCCTGAGGAAAAGTTATGAAATGGACAGATTCGCGAGATATCGCTATCGAACTGTGTGAAAAGTTCCCAGATACGGATCCTAAGACGGTTCGCTTTACCGACTTACATCAGTGGATTTTAGAATTGGACGATTTTGACGATGAACCAAACCGTTCCAATGAAAAAATCCTCGAAGCGGTTATCTTGTGTTGGCTGGATGAGTGGCAATAAAATCCAGCTCAGTTAACAATTTTTATTAAAAAAGACGGACCTTATGGTCCGTTTTTTTATCAAGTTGACATTTCTGCCCTACATAATGCTAACATCCGTGGGTTATTAAAAAAGAAAGGCGCAGGTAACGCCGTTATAAGGCAAGGAGAAACCATGTCTACACAGATGTCTGTATATTTAAGCCAGGAGGCTGCAGCTCCACAGTGGGGTGAAAAAGCACTGGTCTCGTTCAATGACAACGGGGCGACCATTCACCTCGGTGAAAAAACCGACTTGGTGAAAATCCAACGTGCGGCGCGCAAACTCGATGGCCAAGGCGTAAAAGCGGTGATGCTCGCGGGCGAAGGTTGGAACCTTGATGCCGTTTGGGCGTTTTATCAGGGCTACCGCAGTCCAAAAAAACAAAATCAGTTGGAATGGGTTGCGCTCGAAGAAAAAGCGCAAGCGGAGTTAGACGCTCGTATTAAAGCAACCGAGTTTACGCGCGATATCATTAACAAACCGGCAGAAGAAGTCGCGCCACGTCAATTGGCCACCATGGCGGCGGAGTTTATTCGTTCAGTGGCACCAGAAGGCACCGTCACCGCTCGCATCGTTAAAGATAAAGATTTGCTAGCTGAAGGTTGGGAAGGGATTTACGCGGTGGGCCGTGGTTCTGAGCGCACCTCGGCGATGTTACAACTCGACTACAACCCAACCGGTGATGAAAACGCGCCTGTGTGGGCCTGTTTGGTCGGCAAAGGCATCACGTTTGACTCTGGCGGTTACAGTATCAAGCCATCCAACTTTATGGACGCGATGAAAGCGGACATGGGTGGCTCCGGCACCATCACTGGCGGCTTGGGCTTAGCGATCATGCGTGGTCTGAATAAGCGCGTGAAGTTGATCTTGTGCTGCGCAGAAAACATGATCTCCGGTCGTGCGCTGAAACTGGGCGATGTCATCACCTATAAAAACGGCAAAACGGTTGAAATCATGAACACCGACGCAGAAGGGCGTCTGGTTTTGGCCGACGGTCTGATCTACGCGTGTGAACACAATCCTGAGCTGATCATCGAT
This Vibrio navarrensis DNA region includes the following protein-coding sequences:
- the iscA gene encoding iron-sulfur cluster assembly protein IscA; the encoded protein is MAVTLTESAASRVRAFLDNRGKGIGLRLGVKTTGCSGMAYVLEFVDELNEEDEVFEHSGVKVIIDKKSLVYLDGTQLDYVKEGLNEGFEFNNPNAKSECGCGESFNV
- the hscA gene encoding Fe-S protein assembly chaperone HscA — encoded protein: MALLQIAEPGQSSAPHEHKLAAGIDLGTTNSLVASVRSGEATTLKDEQGRSLLPSVVNYAGETLLVGYEAKAQAEIQPEETIISVKRLLGRSLQDIQARYPSLPYQFKTSENGLPVLRTQQGDKNPIEVSADILKALAKRAQETLGGELAGVVITVPAYFDDAQRAGTKDAAKLAGLHVLRLLNEPTAAAIAYGLDSGQEGVIAVYDLGGGTFDISILRLSKGVFEVLATGGDSALGGDDFDHLLADYLKEKAGLVSPLSAEQNRVLLNIATATKIAFSEKESVEVDVFGWKGEVTREQFEDLIRPLVKKTLMSCRRALKDADVETDEVLQVVMVGGSTRTLLVREMVGEFFGRTPLTSINPDEVVAIGAGIQADILAGNKPDSEMLLLDVIPLSLGIETMGGLVEKIIPRNTTIPVARAQEFTTFKDGQTAMSVHVVQGEREMVGDCRSLARFSLKGIPPMAAGAAHIRVTYQVDADGLLSVTAMEKSTGVQSEIQVKPSYGLSDNEVANMLRDSMAYAKEDMQARALAEQRVEADRVIEGLISALQADGDALLNEDEKQALLQAIESLIALRNGDDATAIEQGIKDTDKASQDFASRRMDKSIRAALAGQSIDTI
- the fdx gene encoding ISC system 2Fe-2S type ferredoxin; amino-acid sequence: MPKIIVLPHEDLCPEGAVLEAQAGETVLDVALKNGIAIEHACEKSCACTTCHVIIREGFDSLDESDELEDDMLDKAWGLEPESRLGCQAKIADEDLVVEIPKYTLNHASEDH
- the hscB gene encoding co-chaperone HscB — protein: MNHFELFGLPTQYQLDGSLLSSQFRELQKRFHPDNFATASERDRLLAVQKAAQINDAYQVLKHPISRAEYLLAQNGVEMRGEQQTLQDPMFLMEQMELREELEAIPSASDAQDALAEFDARVSKMYKQHLSAIEQELNEALWQQAADRVRKLKFIAKLKNEIELVEEKLFG
- the iscR gene encoding Fe-S cluster assembly transcriptional regulator IscR, producing the protein MKLTSKGRYAVTAMLDVALHSQKSPVPLADISERQGISLSYLEQLFSKLRKAGLVASVRGPGGGYRLGGDAFSISIGTVIAAVDESVDATKCQGKGDCQGGTRCLTHTLWRDLSSRISDFLNNITLGELMSDNEVLEISDRQEITLAVNHGLANKNTSTAPIGVNFRS
- a CDS encoding IscS subfamily cysteine desulfurase; this translates as MKLPIYLDYSATCPVDPRVAEKMVQHMTMDGIFGNPASRSHRYGWQAEEAVDTAREQIADLLNADPREIVFTSGATESDNLAIKGAAHFYSKQGKHIITCKTEHKAVLDTTRQLEREGFEVTYLEPEANGIIDLNKLEAAMRDDTVLVSIMHVNNEIGVIQDIAAIGELCRARKIIFHVDAAQSAGKVAIDVQAMKVDLISLSAHKIYGPKGIGALYVRRKPRIRLESQMHGGGHERGFRSGTLATHQIVGMGEAFRIAKEEVQKDYDHALALRSRLLDGVKDMEAVTINGDLEQRVPHNLNVSFAFVEGESLLMSLKDLAVSSGSACTSASLEPSYVLRALGLNDELAHSSIRFSFGRFTTEEEIDYVIEQIRVAVNKLRDMSPLWDMYKDGVDLNTVEWAHH
- the iscX gene encoding Fe-S cluster assembly protein IscX yields the protein MKWTDSRDIAIELCEKFPDTDPKTVRFTDLHQWILELDDFDDEPNRSNEKILEAVILCWLDEWQ
- the pepB gene encoding aminopeptidase PepB gives rise to the protein MSTQMSVYLSQEAAAPQWGEKALVSFNDNGATIHLGEKTDLVKIQRAARKLDGQGVKAVMLAGEGWNLDAVWAFYQGYRSPKKQNQLEWVALEEKAQAELDARIKATEFTRDIINKPAEEVAPRQLATMAAEFIRSVAPEGTVTARIVKDKDLLAEGWEGIYAVGRGSERTSAMLQLDYNPTGDENAPVWACLVGKGITFDSGGYSIKPSNFMDAMKADMGGSGTITGGLGLAIMRGLNKRVKLILCCAENMISGRALKLGDVITYKNGKTVEIMNTDAEGRLVLADGLIYACEHNPELIIDCATLTGAAKNALGNDYHALLTFDQALAQQALAAADEEKEGLWPLPLAEFHREMLPSNFADLSNISGGDYSPGASTAAAFLSYFVQDYQKGWLHFDCSGTYRKSASDKWSAGATGMGVCTLARILTEQASK
- the iscU gene encoding Fe-S cluster assembly scaffold IscU, which encodes MAYSEKVIDHYENPRNVGSFDKDDPSIGSGMVGAPACGDVMKLQIKVTPEGIIEDAKFKTYGCGSAIASSSLVTEWVKGKSIEEAASIKNSEIAEELELPPVKVHCSILAEDAIKAAVADYKKKHQL
- the trmJ gene encoding tRNA (cytosine(32)/uridine(32)-2'-O)-methyltransferase TrmJ, with amino-acid sequence MLDQVKVVLVGTSHSGNIGSAARAMKVMGLSQLVLVQPECEVDAQAIALASGASDVALNARIVSSLEEAVSDCALIVGSSARSRTLEWPMLEPRECGEKMIQESKQGAGALVFGRERTGLTNEELQKCHYHVCIPANPEYSSLNLAMAVQTLSYEVRMAYLNDQQSQYAPIAEVEYPRHKELELFYQHLEKVMLASEFISPDQPNQVMNKMRRLFSRARPEAQELNILRGVLTAIEKSHLSKK